The following coding sequences are from one Streptomyces angustmyceticus window:
- a CDS encoding ATP-binding protein translates to MRLTEPVPCTVAWQGDAGLDAALLRLSAEGLDMSGAPAVPEPRWAEVTGAEPVAVAVTGMSAAAARSTGDGTETETVRGVLDPLTYTRSDRYAVDVSTAWPAGWDQWSGMSGSAVVHKSGALLGVVAWSDRPYEGRRLTAVPVRALLADPGFRGVLREMTGQDALLRALDPERPVESVRLTAGSQLATAAVRTTLKAPPRRIVDREAERHRLPELVAGNLTGRPELVHAIVGMPGVGKSALARYLAHQLAADFPDAQFELDLYGHTPDRAPLNAQAAMEALLTWAGICGDNAPNLDAKAALWRNWLHGRRGLLLLDNAESLEQVACLLPGDDSSLVLITSRVALHDPDRITLTELDVLPADEAVRLLIESAGVQAEEATDPALEEICRACGFLPLAVQAVAVRLRFEEPEELLSAMRETDSPLLEIPDADRRVGAAFAVSWQALEAADPLQAGLLRVLAMHPGPELEVEACAAMTGMTARECRRRMADLATKHLVQRQGRGRFGFHDLFLAYARSLAMAQEPQERWDEVLDRLFTHFLSRGEAAQVALTASTGDPGVARTWLDRERTNLIAVTVAAVERRSPQARRLAAMTHALLGRLGATTELARIWSTMRDTAETDHDRPSRADALCGLADTERRSGDLTTARDNYQVAADLYEALGDRRGQADALWGLAETERARSRYEDARALFLEARRSYEELDDRAGLADTYWGLANVAVSLGRYERGAEEFRQARELYAGLGDRRGQAQAIRGLADIARNRGRGYEAHEGYHAALATYEEIGDVRGQAQSLRGLGHVARVDGRHEEAADLFVRARDLSRRIGDRRGEADMLRGLGDVQRLRGNYAEAREMLTRSAEVHRDLDNAGGLGFTLRALGDTERADGRPDRARAAYDEARAAFHRVGSRRGLADTLCSLAGVLPPGAEARAAYTEALALYEGLGADTTAARCRERLAELDRASQQGSDGASELGE, encoded by the coding sequence GTGCGTCTCACCGAGCCGGTGCCGTGCACGGTCGCCTGGCAGGGGGACGCCGGGCTCGACGCGGCGCTGCTGCGGCTCTCCGCCGAGGGGCTCGACATGTCCGGCGCGCCCGCCGTCCCCGAGCCGCGCTGGGCCGAGGTGACGGGTGCCGAGCCGGTCGCTGTCGCCGTTACCGGCATGTCGGCGGCCGCCGCGCGCAGCACGGGCGACGGCACGGAGACCGAGACGGTCCGTGGCGTCCTCGACCCGCTGACGTACACGCGCAGCGACCGTTACGCCGTTGACGTGTCCACTGCCTGGCCGGCCGGCTGGGACCAGTGGTCGGGCATGTCCGGCAGCGCCGTCGTCCACAAGAGCGGCGCCCTGCTGGGCGTCGTCGCCTGGAGCGACCGGCCCTACGAGGGACGGCGGTTGACGGCTGTTCCCGTGCGGGCCCTGCTCGCGGACCCCGGATTCCGGGGCGTGCTGCGTGAAATGACCGGCCAGGACGCACTGTTACGTGCTCTCGATCCCGAACGGCCGGTGGAATCGGTACGGCTCACGGCCGGTTCGCAGCTGGCGACAGCAGCGGTGCGGACCACCCTCAAGGCGCCGCCGCGCAGGATCGTCGACCGCGAGGCCGAACGCCACCGGTTGCCCGAACTGGTCGCCGGGAACCTCACCGGTCGACCCGAGCTGGTGCACGCCATCGTCGGCATGCCGGGCGTCGGCAAGTCGGCACTGGCCCGGTACCTGGCTCACCAACTGGCCGCGGACTTCCCCGACGCGCAGTTCGAACTCGACCTGTACGGTCACACTCCCGACCGGGCTCCGCTCAACGCGCAGGCCGCGATGGAAGCCCTTCTCACATGGGCGGGCATTTGCGGCGACAATGCCCCGAACCTCGACGCGAAGGCCGCGCTGTGGCGTAACTGGCTGCACGGCAGACGCGGCCTGCTGCTGCTCGACAATGCGGAGTCGCTGGAACAGGTGGCGTGCCTGCTTCCCGGCGACGACAGCAGCCTCGTCCTGATCACCAGCCGCGTCGCGCTACATGATCCCGACCGCATCACGCTCACCGAACTCGATGTCCTGCCCGCCGATGAGGCCGTACGGCTCCTGATCGAGAGCGCCGGAGTGCAGGCGGAGGAGGCGACGGATCCCGCGCTGGAGGAGATCTGCCGGGCGTGCGGATTCCTCCCGCTCGCCGTGCAGGCGGTCGCGGTCCGGCTGCGCTTCGAGGAACCGGAGGAACTCCTGTCGGCCATGCGGGAGACGGACTCCCCGCTGCTGGAGATTCCCGACGCCGACCGTCGGGTGGGCGCGGCGTTCGCCGTGTCCTGGCAGGCGCTGGAGGCTGCCGACCCGTTGCAGGCCGGCCTGTTGCGGGTACTCGCCATGCATCCGGGTCCCGAGCTGGAGGTGGAGGCGTGTGCGGCGATGACCGGGATGACGGCGCGCGAGTGCCGCCGCCGGATGGCCGACCTGGCCACCAAGCACCTGGTGCAACGCCAGGGGCGCGGGCGATTCGGTTTCCACGACCTGTTCCTCGCCTACGCCCGCAGCCTGGCGATGGCACAGGAGCCTCAGGAGCGCTGGGACGAGGTACTCGACCGGCTCTTCACCCATTTCCTGAGCCGGGGCGAGGCGGCACAGGTCGCACTGACCGCCAGCACTGGCGATCCGGGCGTGGCACGGACCTGGCTGGACCGGGAGCGCACCAACCTGATCGCCGTGACCGTGGCCGCCGTCGAACGCCGTTCCCCGCAGGCCAGGCGGCTCGCCGCGATGACGCATGCCCTCCTCGGCAGGCTCGGCGCCACCACCGAACTCGCGAGGATCTGGAGCACCATGAGGGACACCGCAGAGACCGATCACGATCGCCCCAGCCGGGCCGACGCCTTGTGCGGCCTGGCCGACACCGAGCGCAGGAGCGGCGACCTGACCACCGCCCGGGACAACTACCAGGTGGCCGCCGACCTGTACGAGGCGCTCGGCGACCGGCGCGGTCAGGCCGACGCCCTGTGGGGCCTCGCCGAGACCGAACGCGCCCGCAGCCGGTACGAGGACGCGCGCGCACTCTTCCTCGAAGCCCGGCGCAGCTATGAGGAACTCGACGACCGGGCGGGCCTCGCGGACACGTACTGGGGTCTGGCCAACGTCGCTGTGTCGCTGGGCCGTTACGAGCGGGGCGCCGAGGAGTTCCGGCAGGCGCGTGAGCTGTACGCGGGGCTGGGCGACCGCCGCGGCCAGGCACAGGCCATACGGGGCCTGGCCGACATCGCGCGCAACCGGGGCAGGGGATACGAGGCGCATGAGGGCTACCACGCCGCCCTGGCCACGTACGAGGAGATCGGCGACGTCCGCGGACAGGCCCAGTCGCTGCGCGGCCTCGGCCATGTGGCCCGGGTCGACGGCCGCCATGAGGAGGCCGCCGACCTCTTCGTCCGGGCCCGGGATCTGTCCCGCCGCATCGGCGACCGGCGCGGAGAGGCCGACATGCTGCGCGGGCTCGGCGACGTGCAGCGCCTGCGCGGCAACTACGCGGAGGCGCGCGAGATGCTCACCCGCTCCGCCGAGGTCCACCGGGACCTGGACAACGCCGGCGGCCTGGGCTTCACCCTGCGCGCACTCGGCGACACCGAACGCGCCGACGGCCGACCGGACCGGGCGCGAGCCGCCTACGACGAGGCGCGCGCCGCGTTCCACCGCGTCGGTTCCCGCCGCGGCCTCGCCGACACCCTGTGCTCGCTGGCAGGTGTGCTGCCGCCCGGCGCCGAGGCGCGAGCCGCGTACACCGAGGCGCTCGCCCTCTACGAGGGACTCGGCGCGGACACCACGGCTGCCAGGTGCCGTGAGCGCCTGGCAGAACTCGACCGGGCTTCGCAGCAGGGGAGTGACGGGGCCTCGGAACTGGGGGAGTGA
- a CDS encoding trypco2 family protein — translation MATDRNEISEAIEQLRTQLTEAQEYGKDARLQFHIAEVEMEFLVEVRQDAGASGGVRLGVVKLGADAKASQGTTHRLRLKLDVHDTLTGDSATVSGRR, via the coding sequence ATGGCGACGGACCGCAATGAGATCAGCGAGGCGATCGAGCAGTTGCGCACGCAGCTGACCGAAGCGCAGGAGTACGGCAAGGACGCCCGGCTCCAGTTCCATATCGCCGAGGTGGAGATGGAGTTCCTCGTCGAGGTGCGCCAAGACGCCGGCGCGTCGGGCGGTGTGCGACTCGGCGTGGTCAAGCTCGGCGCCGATGCCAAGGCATCACAGGGCACGACCCACCGGCTGCGCCTCAAGCTCGACGTGCACGACACCCTGACCGGGGACTCGGCCACCGTCTCCGGCCGGCGGTGA
- a CDS encoding PI-PLC domain-containing protein — protein sequence MASPRRLRAILLPLALIGSAATLGTGAAMGAVSEGSSSKAAPDTTEQRPTWAIAHRVLTTGGVTMALKNGANALEMDATAWRKGWWADHDGSPTSAGDTMSAMFDQVAKEHDQGRHASFVWLDMKNPDWCDSSDPKWRHCSVAALRDLARQKLESRGIRVLYGFYGKEGGSGWKNALADLNSKEAVSYSGDYAQVRDGFAKYGPHVPGNQRVMDKGEFSMALKFGSIREELAAGRKPRDAGELAQTVGWTVGKGDRDRAATLLDSSDGSAAVDSLIYGNRASCYPDGVSGPKGCGTDDSAVRESLSYITDYVKAHPDTRRMATAQDIPFGS from the coding sequence ATGGCCTCCCCACGCCGGCTTCGCGCCATACTGCTGCCGCTGGCTCTGATCGGCTCCGCGGCCACCCTGGGCACCGGAGCCGCCATGGGCGCGGTTTCGGAGGGATCTTCCTCCAAGGCCGCGCCCGACACCACCGAGCAGCGCCCCACCTGGGCCATCGCCCACCGGGTGCTGACCACGGGCGGGGTGACCATGGCGCTCAAGAACGGGGCCAACGCGCTGGAGATGGACGCAACGGCCTGGCGCAAGGGCTGGTGGGCCGATCACGACGGTTCTCCCACCAGCGCCGGGGACACCATGTCGGCCATGTTCGACCAGGTGGCAAAGGAGCATGATCAGGGGCGTCACGCCTCCTTCGTCTGGCTGGACATGAAGAACCCCGACTGGTGCGACAGCAGCGACCCCAAGTGGCGCCACTGCTCCGTGGCCGCGCTGCGGGACCTGGCTCGCCAGAAGCTGGAGAGCAGGGGCATTCGGGTGCTCTACGGCTTCTACGGCAAGGAGGGCGGCAGCGGCTGGAAGAACGCCCTCGCTGACCTGAACTCCAAGGAAGCGGTCAGCTACAGCGGCGATTACGCGCAGGTCAGGGACGGCTTCGCCAAGTACGGGCCGCACGTCCCCGGCAACCAGCGCGTAATGGACAAGGGCGAGTTCAGCATGGCCTTGAAGTTCGGCAGCATCCGGGAGGAACTGGCGGCCGGCCGGAAGCCCCGGGACGCCGGAGAGCTCGCGCAGACCGTCGGCTGGACGGTGGGCAAGGGTGACAGGGATCGTGCCGCCACCCTGCTCGACTCCTCCGACGGGAGTGCCGCCGTGGACAGCCTGATCTACGGCAACCGGGCATCGTGCTACCCGGACGGCGTCAGCGGCCCGAAGGGCTGCGGCACGGACGACAGCGCGGTGCGGGAATCACTCTCGTACATCACGGACTACGTGAAGGCCCACCCGGACACCCGCAGGATGGCCACCGCTCAGGACATCCCCTTCGGCAGCTGA
- a CDS encoding cytochrome P450 family protein: MSPQQILVLDPAGADPDAEHQALRDRGPATLVDILGVRAWSVSDPDLLKQLLTSEDVSKDARAHWPDFAETVPTWPLALWVSVSNMFTAYGKEHSRLRRMVAPTLSARRTAALQTDIETLVNAILDDLGALPADETVDLREHLAYPLPIAVIGRLMGVPADRRPEFRTVVDTVFATHLTVEEQVANTATLYGLLDALIQIKRTEPGEDMTSSLIAARDEEGDGAALSDAELRDTLLLMLAAGYETTVNVIDAAVTALLTDPQQLAHVRSGRCTWQDVVEETLRHQPAIKHLPLRYARAGIALPDGQTIQTGDAILASYAAANRHPRWHSHADRFDATRPSKEHLAFGHGVHFCLGAPLARLEVTVVLRLLFERFPDIQLAAGPHELKRLPSLISNGHTTLPVRLRPTPAH; the protein is encoded by the coding sequence GTGTCCCCACAGCAGATCCTCGTCCTCGACCCCGCAGGGGCCGATCCGGACGCCGAGCACCAGGCCCTGCGTGATCGCGGCCCGGCCACGCTGGTGGACATCCTCGGCGTGCGCGCCTGGAGCGTGTCCGACCCGGACCTCCTCAAGCAGCTCCTGACCAGCGAGGATGTCTCCAAAGACGCCCGTGCTCACTGGCCGGACTTCGCCGAAACCGTGCCCACCTGGCCACTGGCCCTGTGGGTGTCCGTCAGCAACATGTTCACCGCCTACGGCAAGGAGCACAGCCGCCTGCGCCGCATGGTCGCCCCCACCCTCTCGGCGCGTCGAACCGCCGCCCTCCAGACAGACATCGAGACCCTGGTCAACGCCATCCTCGACGACCTCGGTGCCCTTCCGGCCGACGAGACGGTCGACCTGCGAGAGCACCTGGCCTACCCGCTCCCGATCGCTGTCATCGGCCGGCTCATGGGCGTACCTGCCGACCGGCGGCCCGAGTTCCGCACCGTAGTGGACACCGTGTTCGCCACCCATCTCACCGTCGAGGAACAGGTCGCCAACACCGCCACCCTCTACGGCCTGCTGGACGCCCTGATCCAGATCAAGCGCACCGAGCCCGGTGAGGACATGACCTCGTCGCTGATCGCCGCCCGCGATGAGGAGGGCGACGGCGCGGCCCTCAGCGACGCCGAGCTGCGTGACACGCTCCTGCTGATGCTCGCGGCCGGGTACGAGACCACGGTCAACGTCATCGACGCCGCCGTCACCGCTCTGTTGACCGACCCGCAACAGTTGGCTCACGTCCGCTCCGGCCGTTGCACCTGGCAGGACGTCGTCGAGGAGACACTGCGCCACCAGCCCGCCATCAAGCACCTTCCCCTGCGCTACGCCCGCGCCGGCATCGCGCTCCCCGATGGACAGACCATCCAGACCGGAGATGCCATCCTCGCCTCGTATGCCGCCGCCAACCGGCACCCCCGCTGGCACAGCCACGCGGATCGGTTCGACGCCACCCGCCCCAGCAAAGAGCACCTTGCCTTCGGCCACGGCGTCCACTTCTGCCTCGGGGCTCCGCTCGCCCGCCTCGAAGTCACCGTCGTCCTGAGACTGCTCTTCGAGCGCTTCCCCGACATCCAACTCGCCGCCGGCCCGCACGAGCTGAAGCGACTGCCCAGCCTGATCAGCAACGGCCACACCACTCTCCCCGTGCGCCTGCGCCCGACGCCGGCCCACTGA
- a CDS encoding transposase, producing MIDAIAFKYRTGCPWMDLPAEFGSWKGAHNQLWKWAADGTWERIFTALLAQPDAEGDLDWVVAVDSTIVRAHQHAARARQKLPRQASPPTMPSDAPAVV from the coding sequence GTGATCGACGCGATCGCGTTCAAGTACCGGACCGGCTGCCCGTGGATGGACCTGCCCGCCGAATTCGGGTCGTGGAAAGGCGCCCACAACCAGCTGTGGAAGTGGGCAGCCGACGGCACTTGGGAACGGATCTTCACCGCGCTCCTGGCCCAGCCCGACGCCGAAGGTGACCTCGACTGGGTCGTGGCGGTCGACTCCACGATCGTCCGTGCCCACCAGCACGCCGCCAGGGCCCGTCAAAAGCTGCCCCGGCAGGCGAGCCCGCCGACCATGCCCTCGGACGCTCCCGCCGTGGTCTGA
- a CDS encoding recombinase family protein has translation MVEATSSSVASVTRPVSSSTSMLTAAASVGGHIIGWADDWEVSGATDPVTRPKLGPWLRDERGPNDGLVAAAVDRLGRNVVDCLNTGYKMRDEGKLLVTYGHEGTRGVCSGRPRRAE, from the coding sequence ATGGTCGAGGCGACGTCGTCGAGCGTGGCGTCGGTGACCAGGCCGGTGTCCTCCAGCACGTCCATGCTGACAGCCGCGGCATCTGTCGGCGGGCACATCATCGGCTGGGCCGACGACTGGGAGGTATCGGGAGCCACGGACCCGGTCACCCGGCCCAAGCTCGGCCCGTGGCTTCGCGACGAGCGGGGGCCGAATGACGGCCTCGTCGCCGCAGCGGTGGACCGACTCGGCCGCAACGTCGTTGACTGCCTGAACACCGGCTACAAGATGCGCGACGAAGGAAAGCTGCTCGTCACGTATGGCCACGAGGGAACGCGAGGGGTCTGCAGTGGGCGTCCGCGGCGAGCTGAATGA
- a CDS encoding class I SAM-dependent methyltransferase — protein sequence MTSYSSKDPSSDPVAQSVAVYSDSAHDYAATHATKMSAAVERFADSLPKPSLILDAGCGPGRDLARFCAQGHVARGIDLNPMFVDMANAHAPTSQCDLREIGDRFPAGTFDGIWAAASLVHLREAETAEVLGQFARLLRPCGRLYACVRATGRSGWLDEPDGRRWYTVWDGDTFVDCVAHAGFEVTRVDRGPFVEVWATGGC from the coding sequence ATGACGTCGTACAGCAGTAAGGACCCTTCGTCCGACCCCGTGGCCCAGTCGGTCGCGGTCTACAGCGACAGTGCTCACGACTATGCGGCAACACACGCCACAAAGATGTCCGCGGCCGTTGAACGCTTCGCTGACTCACTTCCCAAGCCCTCGCTGATCCTGGACGCGGGCTGCGGTCCTGGCCGCGACCTCGCGAGATTCTGTGCCCAGGGGCATGTCGCCCGTGGCATCGATCTCAACCCCATGTTCGTCGACATGGCCAACGCTCATGCACCCACCTCACAGTGCGATCTGCGAGAGATCGGGGACCGATTCCCGGCAGGGACGTTTGACGGGATCTGGGCTGCTGCCTCGCTCGTGCACCTGCGTGAGGCCGAAACCGCGGAGGTGCTCGGCCAGTTCGCCCGACTACTGCGTCCTTGCGGCAGACTGTACGCGTGCGTCAGGGCGACGGGCCGTTCCGGCTGGCTCGACGAGCCTGACGGACGTCGCTGGTACACGGTCTGGGACGGCGATACGTTCGTCGATTGCGTTGCCCACGCCGGCTTCGAGGTCACCCGCGTCGACCGGGGACCATTCGTCGAGGTATGGGCCACTGGAGGCTGTTGA
- a CDS encoding ArsB/NhaD family transporter encodes MNNWHSWAAIAVFVGAYALIISEKIHRVAVALGGAGLMLVVGATDDASAFYSAESGIDWNVIFLLMGMMMIVGVLKKTGLFEYLAIWSVKRARAKPFRVMVMLVVITAAASALLDNVTTVLLIAPVTLLVCERLALPAAPFLIAEVLASNIGGTATLVGDPPNIIIASRAGLTFNDFLVHLAPLSAILVVVLVALCRVMFRKTFVYDEDRAAEIMALEEREAIKNPRLLIQGLVVLALVVAGFVLHPVLHYAPSVVALLGAGLLVAISSAQTSEVLGEVEWPTLAFFAGLFVMIGGLIDTGVINEVSKGLAHAIGSNELGGSLTLLSASAVLSGVVDNIPYVATMAPITSDLVHNMGGGSDHVMWWALALGADLGGNATAIGASANVVVLGIAERNRQPISFWQFTKYGLIVTAVTVTLSLAYVWLRYFALA; translated from the coding sequence GTGAACAACTGGCACAGCTGGGCGGCCATCGCCGTGTTCGTCGGCGCGTACGCCCTGATCATCAGTGAGAAGATCCACCGCGTCGCCGTGGCCCTCGGCGGTGCGGGACTGATGCTGGTCGTCGGGGCGACCGACGACGCGTCGGCCTTCTACTCCGCGGAGTCCGGTATCGACTGGAACGTCATCTTCCTGCTGATGGGCATGATGATGATCGTCGGCGTCCTGAAGAAGACCGGCCTGTTCGAGTATCTGGCGATCTGGTCGGTCAAACGCGCCCGGGCCAAACCCTTCCGGGTCATGGTCATGCTCGTCGTCATCACGGCCGCTGCCTCAGCCCTCCTCGACAATGTCACCACCGTCCTGCTGATCGCCCCCGTCACTCTGCTCGTCTGCGAACGCCTCGCCCTGCCCGCCGCGCCGTTCCTCATCGCCGAGGTCCTGGCCTCCAACATCGGTGGCACGGCAACACTGGTCGGCGACCCACCCAACATCATCATCGCCAGCCGGGCCGGCCTCACCTTCAACGACTTCCTGGTCCACCTAGCACCCCTCTCGGCGATCCTGGTCGTCGTCCTGGTCGCCCTGTGCCGGGTCATGTTCCGCAAGACCTTCGTCTACGACGAGGACCGGGCCGCCGAGATCATGGCGCTGGAGGAGCGCGAGGCCATCAAGAATCCGCGCCTGTTGATCCAGGGCCTGGTCGTGCTCGCCTTGGTGGTGGCCGGCTTCGTCCTGCACCCGGTCCTGCACTACGCCCCCAGCGTCGTCGCCCTGCTCGGCGCCGGCCTCCTCGTCGCCATCTCCTCAGCACAGACAAGTGAGGTACTGGGCGAAGTGGAATGGCCCACGCTCGCCTTCTTCGCCGGGCTCTTCGTCATGATCGGTGGTCTGATCGACACCGGCGTCATCAACGAGGTCTCCAAGGGTCTGGCGCATGCCATCGGATCCAACGAACTCGGCGGATCCCTCACCCTGCTGAGCGCCTCCGCGGTCCTCTCCGGCGTTGTCGACAACATCCCGTACGTCGCCACCATGGCCCCCATCACCAGCGACCTCGTCCACAACATGGGCGGCGGAAGCGACCACGTCATGTGGTGGGCCCTCGCGCTCGGCGCCGACCTCGGCGGCAATGCCACAGCGATCGGCGCCTCCGCCAATGTCGTCGTCCTCGGCATCGCGGAACGCAATCGGCAGCCCATCTCTTTTTGGCAGTTCACCAAGTACGGCCTGATCGTCACCGCGGTGACGGTCACCCTGTCCCTCGCCTACGTGTGGCTGCGCTACTTCGCTCTCGCCTGA
- a CDS encoding CBS domain-containing protein: MRARDLAVQYETVGLHSEALDAARLMAEHRLPGLLVVDEKGAPAAVLPASQMIKVLVPGYVVEDPTLAAVVDEPHADRLCQALSGRTVRDCLPSTAPTPPVAAPDDTALEVAALMAQVRSPLVAVVDKNEGGVRLLGVITASHLLERLLLAVS; this comes from the coding sequence GTGCGGGCACGTGACCTGGCAGTGCAATATGAGACAGTCGGTCTCCACAGCGAGGCTCTGGACGCGGCCCGGCTGATGGCCGAACACCGACTGCCCGGCCTGCTGGTGGTGGACGAGAAGGGCGCGCCGGCGGCGGTCCTGCCGGCCTCGCAGATGATCAAAGTCCTGGTGCCCGGCTATGTCGTGGAGGACCCGACCCTTGCTGCGGTGGTGGACGAGCCCCACGCCGACCGGCTGTGTCAGGCGCTGTCCGGGCGCACCGTACGGGACTGCCTGCCGAGTACGGCGCCCACGCCACCGGTCGCGGCACCAGACGACACGGCACTGGAGGTGGCGGCTCTGATGGCGCAGGTCCGCAGTCCGCTCGTGGCGGTCGTGGACAAGAACGAGGGCGGTGTACGGCTGCTCGGTGTGATCACCGCGTCCCATCTGCTGGAGCGGCTCCTGCTCGCCGTATCCTGA
- a CDS encoding flotillin family protein → MDATTVGIGALVAVVLLIAVAVLLVFSRLFRKVEQGKALIVSKMRKVDVTFTGQVVLPVLHKAEVMDISVKAIEITRTGRDGLICRDNIRADIRISFFVRVNKTVEDVIKVAQAVGTQRASDQTTMQELFHAKFSEALKTVGKQLDFTDLYTKREELRYRIIEVIGVDLNGYHLEDAAIDHLEQTPLSQLDPHNVLDAQGIRKITELTTVEHVRTNEYQRTEEKEITRQNVDAREAILEMERRQADAEIKQKREIDTSRAREEAETARVVEEERLRAQGAFLRTEEQLGVQRENQAREVAVAAKNRERVIAVESERIEKDRLLEVIARERETQLTRISAEKEVEAEKREIAEVIRERVAVDRTVAEQEESIKKLRAVEEAERGRQAVIIAAEAQAQEKLVKDIKAAEAAEQAATHRAAEELTLAEARLKSADLTARAKVRLAEGVQAESAAEGLAAVQVRDKEAEVIEKAGRAEAEVTEARLRAEAEGVRAKALAEATAIGEKLKAEAQGLTEKAGAMAALDEASRGHEEYRLRIQAEKEIRLAGLDVQRQVAEAQATMIATGLENADISIVGGESVFFDRLVSSIALGKGVDGFVQHSETAQALAKPWLDGSANFTEDLSRILGSVSTADVQNLTVSALLMKLMKTGDAANAGQLRQLMDKAGELGLADLPLTTSGGALGTNGAIKA, encoded by the coding sequence ATGGATGCCACCACTGTGGGCATCGGTGCGCTCGTAGCCGTTGTCCTGCTCATAGCCGTCGCTGTGCTGCTGGTCTTCTCCCGTCTGTTCCGCAAGGTGGAGCAGGGCAAGGCGCTGATCGTCTCCAAGATGCGGAAGGTCGATGTGACCTTCACCGGGCAGGTCGTCCTGCCGGTGCTGCACAAAGCCGAGGTGATGGACATCTCGGTGAAGGCCATCGAGATCACGCGGACCGGGCGGGACGGTCTCATCTGCCGGGACAACATCAGGGCGGATATCCGCATCTCGTTCTTCGTACGCGTCAACAAGACCGTCGAGGACGTCATCAAGGTCGCCCAGGCCGTCGGAACGCAGCGGGCCAGCGATCAGACCACGATGCAGGAGCTGTTCCACGCGAAGTTCTCGGAGGCGCTGAAGACGGTCGGCAAGCAGCTGGACTTCACCGACCTCTACACCAAGCGCGAGGAGCTGCGGTACCGCATCATCGAGGTCATCGGCGTCGATCTGAACGGCTACCACCTGGAGGACGCGGCGATCGACCACCTGGAGCAGACGCCGCTGAGCCAGCTCGACCCGCACAACGTCCTCGACGCCCAGGGCATCCGGAAGATCACCGAGCTGACCACGGTCGAGCACGTGCGCACCAACGAGTACCAGCGCACCGAGGAGAAGGAGATCACCCGGCAGAACGTCGATGCCCGGGAGGCCATCCTGGAGATGGAACGCCGGCAGGCCGACGCCGAGATCAAGCAGAAGCGGGAGATCGACACCTCACGGGCCCGTGAGGAGGCCGAGACGGCGCGGGTGGTGGAGGAGGAGCGGCTGCGGGCACAGGGGGCGTTCCTGCGCACCGAGGAGCAGTTGGGCGTGCAGCGTGAGAATCAGGCGCGCGAGGTGGCGGTCGCCGCGAAGAACCGCGAGCGGGTCATCGCCGTCGAGAGCGAGCGCATCGAGAAGGACCGGCTGCTGGAGGTCATCGCACGGGAGCGGGAGACGCAGCTGACGCGGATCTCCGCGGAGAAGGAGGTCGAGGCGGAGAAGCGAGAGATCGCCGAGGTCATCCGGGAGCGCGTCGCGGTGGACCGTACGGTCGCCGAGCAGGAGGAGTCCATCAAGAAGCTGCGCGCCGTGGAGGAGGCGGAACGCGGTCGGCAGGCCGTCATCATCGCCGCCGAGGCACAGGCTCAGGAGAAGCTGGTCAAGGACATCAAGGCCGCCGAGGCCGCCGAACAGGCCGCCACCCACCGGGCGGCGGAGGAACTGACGCTGGCCGAGGCCCGGCTGAAGTCCGCAGACCTGACCGCGCGGGCCAAGGTGCGGCTGGCCGAGGGCGTCCAGGCCGAGTCGGCGGCGGAGGGCCTCGCGGCCGTACAGGTCCGCGACAAGGAGGCCGAGGTCATCGAGAAGGCCGGTCGCGCCGAGGCCGAGGTCACCGAGGCACGGCTGCGTGCCGAGGCCGAGGGCGTACGGGCGAAGGCCCTCGCCGAGGCCACGGCGATCGGTGAGAAACTCAAGGCCGAGGCCCAGGGCCTGACCGAGAAGGCCGGCGCGATGGCCGCTCTGGACGAGGCGTCCCGAGGTCACGAGGAGTACCGGCTGCGGATCCAGGCGGAGAAGGAGATCCGGCTGGCCGGCCTCGACGTCCAGCGCCAGGTCGCCGAGGCACAGGCCACGATGATCGCGACCGGGCTGGAGAACGCCGACATCAGCATCGTCGGTGGCGAGTCGGTCTTCTTCGACCGGCTGGTGTCGTCCATCGCGCTCGGCAAGGGCGTCGACGGTTTCGTCCAGCACTCCGAGACGGCGCAGGCCCTGGCCAAGCCCTGGCTGGACGGTTCGGCGAACTTCACCGAGGACCTGAGCCGGATCCTTGGCTCGGTGTCGACGGCCGATGTGCAGAATCTGACCGTCTCCGCCCTGCTGATGAAGCTGATGAAGACGGGCGACGCCGCCAACGCAGGTCAGCTGCGACAACTGATGGACAAGGCCGGCGAACTGGGCCTGGCCGACCTGCCCCTGACCACCTCCGGAGGAGCCCTCGGCACCAACGGTGCCATCAAAGCCTGA